A genomic stretch from Tenrec ecaudatus isolate mTenEca1 chromosome 17, mTenEca1.hap1, whole genome shotgun sequence includes:
- the INSYN1 gene encoding inhibitory synaptic factor 1 isoform X2: MTADILSDSWEFCSFLDASTPSDSVDGPELAQTGAGPDYRLMNGGLPIPNGPRVETPDSSSEEAFSAAPPKGQLPQRTPGTRERVRFSDKVLYHALCCDDEEGGAEEEEEGGLPPEPPRTEPHVSPLKPSPAPHKLRRSPLSGRHRSGPALAPEPTRRVTRNSSTQTVSDKSTQTALPYTATRQKAGGKN, encoded by the coding sequence ATGACAGCCGACATCCTCTCAGACAGCTGGGAGTTCTGCTCCTTCCTGGATGCGTCCACCCCCTCGGACTCTGTGGACGGCCCTGAGCTGGCCCAGACAGGCGCCGGCCCTGACTACCGGCTGATGAACGGCGGCCTGCCCATCCCCAATGGGCCTCGGGTGGAGACCCCGGACTCCTCCAGCGAGGAAGCCTTCAGCGCCGCCCCCCCTAAAGGCCAGCTGCCCCAGCGGACCCCAGGCACGCGGGAGAGGGTGCGGTTCAGTGACAAAGTGCTCTATCATGCACTGTGCTGCGATGATGAGGAGGGGGgcgctgaggaggaggaggagggcggcCTGCCTCCTGAGCCTCCCCGTACAGAGCCCCACGTGAGCCCCCTCAAGCCCTCTCCAGCCCCCCACAAGTTGAGGCGCTCTCCACTGTCAGGCCGCCACCGCTCAGGCCCGGCCTTGGCCCCCGAGCCGACCCGGCGGGTCACAAGGAACAGCAGCACCCAGACGGTGTCAGACAAGAGCACACAGACAGCGCTGCCCTACACGGCCACCAGGCAGAAAGCGGGGGGCAAGAACTAG
- the INSYN1 gene encoding inhibitory synaptic factor 1 isoform X1, whose product MNIRGTPDLGQPSDNPSSGGERERIRQRMKMVIGQLEGILRELKEVAKELREVVSQIDKLTSDFDFELEPDDWTTATVSSTSSSDKAGVGGPFDLGHLDFMTADILSDSWEFCSFLDASTPSDSVDGPELAQTGAGPDYRLMNGGLPIPNGPRVETPDSSSEEAFSAAPPKGQLPQRTPGTRERVRFSDKVLYHALCCDDEEGGAEEEEEGGLPPEPPRTEPHVSPLKPSPAPHKLRRSPLSGRHRSGPALAPEPTRRVTRNSSTQTVSDKSTQTALPYTATRQKAGGKN is encoded by the exons ATGAACATTCGGGGCACCCCGGACCTCGGGCAGCCCAGTGACAACCCCAGCAGTGGCGGTGAGCGGGAGCGGATTCGACAGCGCATGAAGATGGTCATTGGCCAGCTGGAGGGCATTCTGCGGGAGCTCAAGGAGGTGGCCAAGGAGCTGCGGGAG GTGGTGAGCCAGATCGACAAGCTGACCTCCGACTTTGACTTTGAGCTGGAGCCGGACGACTGGACCACAGCCACTGTGAGCAGCACCTCCAGCAGCGACAAGGCGGGCGTGGGCGGCCCCTTtgacctgggccacctggacttcATGACAGCCGACATCCTCTCAGACAGCTGGGAGTTCTGCTCCTTCCTGGATGCGTCCACCCCCTCGGACTCTGTGGACGGCCCTGAGCTGGCCCAGACAGGCGCCGGCCCTGACTACCGGCTGATGAACGGCGGCCTGCCCATCCCCAATGGGCCTCGGGTGGAGACCCCGGACTCCTCCAGCGAGGAAGCCTTCAGCGCCGCCCCCCCTAAAGGCCAGCTGCCCCAGCGGACCCCAGGCACGCGGGAGAGGGTGCGGTTCAGTGACAAAGTGCTCTATCATGCACTGTGCTGCGATGATGAGGAGGGGGgcgctgaggaggaggaggagggcggcCTGCCTCCTGAGCCTCCCCGTACAGAGCCCCACGTGAGCCCCCTCAAGCCCTCTCCAGCCCCCCACAAGTTGAGGCGCTCTCCACTGTCAGGCCGCCACCGCTCAGGCCCGGCCTTGGCCCCCGAGCCGACCCGGCGGGTCACAAGGAACAGCAGCACCCAGACGGTGTCAGACAAGAGCACACAGACAGCGCTGCCCTACACGGCCACCAGGCAGAAAGCGGGGGGCAAGAACTAG